The genomic DNA GAGGACGTGATCAAGCAGGCCAAGACCCACGCCCAGAGCGCGCACAAGATGCAGCTCTCGGCCGATCAGGAGAAGAAGGCGCGCACGCTCATCCACGACGAGAGCAGCGACGCGCACAAGAAGTCGATGGCGAAGGCCTAGCTCCAATGCTGTTCACTTAGGCTTCGGCCGAGTGACCCACTTCTTGTCGTAGTTGC from Deltaproteobacteria bacterium includes the following:
- a CDS encoding DUF1059 domain-containing protein produces the protein MKDFHCKDMGGSSCDFIARGNNDEDVIKQAKTHAQSAHKMQLSADQEKKARTLIHDESSDAHKKSMAKA